Below is a window of Virgibacillus sp. NKC19-3 DNA.
CCATTTGTTTCAATGGATAAATTTGTCATATATTCTGTTAGTTCATCCTTTGATAGTCCGAGCAAATCAGGAACTTCTACTTTCGGTTGTTCTGGCCATTGAACATCCTTTTCCGGGCCACTTGTCCGCGGTTCAACCTCCAACGCGCGCAAGCTATCATCTATAATTGTTCCGGCTATCGGGGCAGCTACCACACCACCGAACTGAACCGTATCTTTAGGATTATCAATAGCAACATATACAACTATTTCTGGATCATCTGCCGGGGCAAAACCCATAAATGATACCACATAATTATTTTCCATATAACCTCCATCAGGACCAACTTTTTGTGCTGTTCCTGTTTTTCCACCCACTCGATATCCATCAACATATGCAGGTCTACCTGTCCCTTGTGCAACAACACTTTCTAATGCATAACGAATTTCTTCTGAAGTGGATTCTGAGATTACCCGTTCTTTTACCTCTGGTTCAAACTCTTCTACTGTTTCTTCCGTTTGCGAATCAACCCATTCCTTGGCAATGTGAGGTTCGTATAAATAACCGCCATTTATGCTGGCTGCTACAGCCATCACTTGCTGAATAGGCGTCACGGAAACTCCCTGACCAAAAGAAGTAGTTGCTAATTCAACCGGACCGATGTCTTCGGGATTGAACAGGATCCCATTTCCTTCACCCTGTAGATCAATACCTGTTTTTTTACCAAAACCAAAGTTTCGAATATAGCTAAACAGTTTTTCTTCTCCAAGTTTTTGTCCTAACGCAACAAAACCAGGGTTAGAGGAATTTCGAACAACTTCTAAGAAGGTTTGCTCCCCATGCCCACCTTTTTTCCATGAATTAATTCTAACGTCATCAACCATAATATAACCTGGATCATAGAATGTATCTTCCTCTAAATCTACAATATTTTCCTCTAAAGCTGCAGCTAAGGTTATAATTTTAAAGGTTGATCCCGGCTCATATGTGCTCCAAATAGGCAAATTTCGATCAAATATAGAAGCATCCACTTCTTGATAGTTTTCTGGATTGAATGTAGGTCTTGACGACATTCCTAAGACTCCACCTGTTTTCGGATTCACAGCAATAGCAAGCGCTTGATCTGGATTGTATTGAGATTCAGCCAAGTCAAGTTCACGCTCGATAATGGTTTGTACCTTTGAGTCAATGGTTGTTTTTAAATTTAAGCCATCTTTGGGTGACGTATAACTATCCGCAAGCTGATCCAATCTTCCACCTTTAGCATCGGAATAATAAGACAAGCTTCCTTCTTCCCCACTTAGGTTATCATCGTAGTAAAGCTCCAGCCCCATCAATCCTTGATTGTCAATACCTGTAAACCCTAAGACATGTGCTAGGTTATCATCATATGGATAATGACGCTTTGAATCTTTGGCTAGATAAATACCATCAATATTAAGTGTTCGAAGTGCTTCTTCCTGAGTTTCGGAAATCTTCCTTCCTTCCGGGTGGATACGAACAATGTTTTCATTTTCCGTAAGATATCCGTAAGCTTCATCTACAGACAAGCCTAAAATGTCTGCCAGTTCCTCTGCTGTTTCTTCCGGGTTCTCTATTTGTCTTGGTACTACCATAACAGAAGGGGCTGACACATTCTCTGCCAAAACATCTCCAGTTCTGTCAAGTATATTACCACGATCAGCCTCAAAAGTTATATCTCTGCTCCATGATTCGTCCGCTTTTTCCATTAGTTCCTCGCCGAGCACAAATTGAACATACCCTAAACGGAAAACAATAACACCTACTAATAATAGACCAAAAAGAAAAACAGTAACGATTCGTTTTTTTACAGTGATAGTGGATACACGCTTCATTCTTCATCCCCTTTTCATAGGTAGGCTTGTATCCACTATATGAATTTTAAAAACGGAATAGAACACTGTTATTACCTGTTACTTTATTTATTCATCGTCACTAGTATCCTCATTCGGGGGAGTTAATTCCACTCCAAGATAGTCGTCTTTTTTAAGTAACGTACCCTCTTCAATATTTTGTGTTTCAACATACCCATTGCCAAATGTTTCTATTTTTAAGTCTGTTAAATCTGCCAGTTCCTGCACTTCTCTCAATGACCAACCCGTTATATTTGGCATTGTCGGTTCATCTGTAACTAAAAGAATACGGTCATTTGGAAGCACCTCATCTCCTTCTTGTACATTGGCAGCTACGACTTCACCTGATCCTATTGTTGTAACCTTTAAGTCTTGATCAGTTAACGCTTCTTCCGTTTGTGAAGCATCTGTCCCTACTATTTGTGGTAGTGTAACATGCTCTACGGAATAATCCTCATCTTTGTCAGGATCGATATTCAAATAGTGTAAACTACTTTCCATAACATTATTAAATACAAACGAAACAGGATCCGTACCTGACTCATCATCCTCCAATTCGGGTTGTTTGACGGATACATACATCATTAGCTCCGGATCGTCTATAGGAGCCATCCCCAAAAATGAAAATACATGATCTTCACGTCCATTTGCATAACCAGACCCATCAGGATTAGGTATCTGCGCAGTACCGGTTTTGCCTCCAACTGTATAATCCTTCAGTTTGTATTTTTCGCCGGTTGCGTCTTCTCCATTCACAGCAGAATCAAGTAAATTTCTAACATGCTCGGAAGTATCCTCAGAGATTGGTTCACCTACAACATCCGGTGATTTCTCTGTAATCACTTCTCCTGTTGATGGATCCACAACTTCTTGAACTACGTATGGTTGAAGCATTTTTCCGCCATTTGCAATGGCTGTTGCAGCTTTCATTTGCTGAATTGGAGTCACAGTACTACCTTGGCCAAACGAGGTGGTGATTTTCTCCAACGGCCAATTATATAGAATTTCACCTGAAACTTCACCGGGTAAATCAATTCCTGTTTCCTTATCCAAATCAAATGCATCTATATAGTCTAAGTACTTTTCTGCTCCAAGCTTCTCCCAGAGTAAATTGGCAGTAGCTACGTTTGATGAACGTCTAAATCCTTCATCATAAGAGATGGTTCCCCATCCCTCCCCGTGGTTGTGATCATGTACCGGAGCTATTTTTTCATTAGGACGGTACGTACCTGACTTATATTCTTCATCCCCGTTATAGACGTCTTCCTCGATTGCGGCAGCCCATGTAAACATTTTAACGGTAGACCCTGGTTCAAACGGATTTGAAACCACATCATTATACCAATTTTCCACATCTGTCGGGTTATTGGGATTATAACTTGGTCGATTACTCATCGCTACAATTTCACCCGTTTTCGGGTCCATCACAACTGCTGTCATACGTTCCGGATCGTACTCCTCCTCTACTTGAGACAACGTATCCTCGAGTAAGGTCTGTATCTTCTGATCAATGGTTAAATAAACATCATCACCATCTTCAGGCTTTTGAATCACCTCGTTTGGATCCAATAGCTTTTTATTATACTTGTCACGGTGATAAGATATATACCCATCTTGGCCACTTAATAATTCATCCATTTCTTTTTCCATACCAACTTCACCGGTGATTTCTCTCACGGTTTCTCCTTCGTCTGTTTCTCTTTCCGCATCTCTGGCAAATCCTATAATATGAGAGGCAAACATTCCATTTGGATAATAACGAAGGGCTTCTTTTTCAAATTTAATTCCCGGTAAATCCATTTCCTCAATCTCATCTTTTTCTTGCTGTGATAGTTCCTTTCCTGCGTTGCCAAACTCTACTTGAAACTGCTCCCCATCTATACCACTTTGCAGCTGGTCTAATACGGTACTCGCCTCCATATCTAATATGGGAGCCAGTAATTCAGCCGTTTTCTGGGGATCTGTTACATGATCCGGAGATTCTAAGTCACTTGAATAAGCTTCATCAACGATTGCGTATAATCGATATGTTGGTCTGTCATAAGCTAAGGTCATTCCATTTTTATCAAAAATTTGTCCTCGTTCTGCTTCTAACAGATAAGCCGATGTTCGCTTTTCATCAGCCCAATCTTCTAATGAAACATCATCAATTTCACCAGTTGCCTGTATATACAAGAACCTGCCTGTTATAACTAGAAAAACGGCAACAAAGAATAGGATTAAAATTCCTGCCATGAGGTGAGTTGTTTTATTTTTTCTCATAACATGTGCCCCTTGATTAATTCGTTGAAGCTGCGTTTGCTTGCATTACTTCCGCATCCTGTATTTGTAATCCATTTTCTTTTGCGATATGTGTAATTCTTTCTGGTCTGCTTAATTCTTTCACCTCAAATAGAAGGGCTTCATTTGTTACTTCTTGGTTTTGCACGGTTTGTTCTAATGTTTGCATTTCTCGATTTAATGTATCCGTAGATGATGAGAAGGAAACCATACCTATCCCGGCAAATATTAAACAAGCAGCTACTACCGAATATATAATTTTTTCACCTTTGGTTATCCATCCTTGTTTTCGTACTTTAACAGCAACCTGCCGTTCTTTATTTGGTGTTTGTATCGGTTCTGTCTGTTCCCAACTTCTGGCTTGATTTGCACTCATCATTTTGTCCACCCTTCCCCATAGGTAAATTCTTCATTCCATTCCTTGACTTTTTCACTAATACGCAATTTTGCCGATCTTGACCGTCGATTCGTTTCCAACTCAGTGTGACTTGCCTCAATGGGCTTCCTGGTAATTTGTTTAAAAGGAGGTTCATGACCCTTAGGGATTACTGGTAAATTTCTTGGCATCTCCTTTGGCGTACTCCATTTTTTAAACGCTTGTTTACACAGTCTATCTTCAAGAGAGTGAAACGTAATGACGACGATTCTTCCATGTATATCAATTGCTTTTGCAGCTTGATGGAGCGCATCATTGAATGCGTTCAATTCATCATTCACTGCAATGCGTAATGCTTGAAAAATGCGTTTTGCAGGATGACCACCTTTCCTTCGTGCCGGAGCAGGTATCCCGTCTTTAATAATCTCCACTAATTGGTATGTGGTATGGATTTGTTCTGTCTTTCTATATGCTTCTATCTTTCGCGCAATTTGTTTCGAAAACTTTTCTTCTCCATATTTAAAAAATATGGATACCAAATCATTATAGGACCAGTAATTTACGATCTCAAAAGCGGTAAGATCCTGAACTTGATTCATTCGCATATCAAGTTTGGCATCATATTGATAACTAAAGCCTCTTATACGTTCATCCAATTGTGGTGAAGATACACCAAGATCAAATAATATTCCATCCACATGACTAATATGGTGCCTGTCCAATTGCTCTTGCAAACATCGAAAATTAGCGTGGATAAAAACAATTCGATTTTGATATGGTTCTAATCTTTTCTTGGCAGCCTCTAATGCCTCCAAATCCTGATCAAATGCAAGCAGTAAACCACTCTCATCCAATTGAGAAGCAATTTGTTCAGCATGACCGCCGCCACCTAATGTGCAATCTACATATGTACCACTTGGATCAATATCCAGCCCTTTTATCGATTCATCTCTTAATACACTATAATGTTCAAACATCCATACACCTACTTCTGATATCTTCCTATCCCTACATTAGATTGCTGTCTGGCTTCAAATATCAAAGTCCATTAAGTTTTCAGCAATCTCAGCGAAAGATTCCTCGGAATCATTGAAGTAATCTTCCCAATTCTCGCTTGCCCAAAATTCAATTCGATTCGATACACCTATGACGACACATTCTTTATCTAGTGCCGCGTAATTTCTAAGGGATTGTGGAATGTTTATTCTTCCCTGTTTATCTACTTCGCATTCCACTGCTCCGGAGAAGAAAAAACGTGTGAATGCCCTAGCATCTTTTTTGGTTAACGGTAGTTTCTTTAGTTTTTCCTCTAGCATTTTCCATTCATTCATCGGATAAGCGAACAGACATTTATCAAGTCCACGGGTCACAACAAAAGACGCACCAAGCTCTTCACGAAACTTGGAAGGGACAATAATTCTACCTTTTGTATCAATGTTATGTTGGAATTCACCCATGAACATATAGTCCGCCCCACTTTCTATTTTTTATGTTACCACATTCCCCCACTATTCACCACCATAAATTCAAAAAAAATAAAATCCATTAATAACCATGTGTTTCAATTTCTTTTTAGAAACATAAAAAAAGCTGTCTTTTCAACGAAAGACAGCTCCTGAAACTATTTTATTAAATTGTGGTGGAAAGTGGGTGCTTTTGAACACACACTCACATATAAACAAGATAATGATCATGTTCAAATGAACAGGATGCGTTTGTTATCTTTTTTATAAAATCAATTCCATATGCATTGACCAGGGGAAAGGGATTCCAGATTCGCTCCTGCAGACCATCATAAGGTCGCAGTACATTATTAATATGATCGAATTCATATAATTCCTTTGCATACTTTTCCTGAAGTGCTTTCAAAATTCGATCTTCAAGGTATTCAATATCACGATAAAGATAATATAAATTCTTATCTGCTAACTCACCTAAATCGGAGCGGGTGTCCCTAGCAATATCTCTTAAGGGAGCATGAGCTTTATCGATAGTGGCTTTGATTTCATTGGCCACTTGTTCAACCGGTGGATTGCACTTTGACGCAAGCCAATGACCTTTTATATCCTTTATACCTTGGTTGACAGCTTCTACTGCAGGAATGTCAAATCGCTTTAAGGACTTTTCTACATTCCTATCGATATATGTCATCGAAAGTCTCGGTAATACAGGAGGCATTTTCATATTTAAAGCATGAAAAGCAGGTTTTAATGCAGCCCAATAGCTTATCTCTCCAGGTCCGCCTATAAACGCTAATGAGGGAAATAGCAATTCCTGCATCAAAGGTCGGGTTACAACATTATTACTCAAGTGCTCAGGATGCGTTTTTGCAATGGTTATTAATTCCTCCGTTGTAAGACGGACTTCATTTTGCTTTCCTACCCATTCCCCGTCATTATTTCGCATAAGCAATATTCGTTCATTATTTTTATGATAAAAAAGATGCCCATCAGTAGGATCTGCATCCAGCGATAGGGAATAACCTTTTTGCTGTAATTGAGAAAAGGCAGTATACACACCTTCACTTATCATGTTTTGGTTTTCAATTAATTGAATAAAATAACTGCTTTCTAATTGACGGACTTTCGGATCTGCAGAATCAATTAGCACTAAACCCTCTTCGGTAAATAATTGATAAATAACACGTGCAAAGAAATCCACATAAGTAGTAGATTTATCCAAACATCCTTTGATTGTTTCATATAACTCTTTCGTATATTGTGTTTCTGTCAATTGCTCAAACAGATCATTTAGCCATGCATTACTCTCCGCCGCATCCATATGTATATGTGATACAGAATGCTTCTCAAACCCGTGTTGAATAAGTTTATGTTTTTTCATTTTTGTTGCTTCCGGCAGGTATATATGATTGATTTCATCTAAATCATGATCCTCTCCAGCAATCCAGAATACGGGAATCACAGGAATATCTAGATTAGCTTCCTGTTGTCTGGCAAATTGGATGATGGAAATAATTTTATTAATCGTATACATCGGCCCTGTCATTAACCCAGCCTGCTGTCCGCCTATAACAACAACGCTATTATCTTCTTTTAATCGTTCTATATTATGATAGGTTGAATCAGGAGCTTCCCACTGCTCATTCATTGCATGTAATACCTCTACTAATCCCACGCGGTCAAAGACGCGATTTTCCAAGTCATTTATTCGCTGTTCACTGCTTCCAAAAGGCATATAGTCAAAAAAATAACTTATTTGACCACTTGTGTTTCGATAATCATATATCAGTTGGTTTTGTTTATATAATTGCACCGGATCGATCCGCATAGAACTCATGCTCCTTCTATTCATAATGTCCACCATGTATTGTACATAAAATCAACTTGAATTTCACCAAATCTGTTTTAAGGAGATTATGCTATACAATAATCCGTTGCACTATCCCTATCAACACAAAACAAATGTAGGAAAACGAGAAGAGTAAAAAACACAACCGCCAAAGGATTTTCAGAGCTTTGGTCAGTATTATCTCTGTTCTCATTTTCCATTGTAGAAAGATAATGCCGGCAAGCATACTTAAAAGCAATATGAGCAAAATGCCAGAAAATTCCCGGTCAAAGATGTTAGATACAAGTATCAGAACAGCTACCATATAGAAAACTGTTGTCCAACTAACGGAAATATGGATCGCCTTCCATGGATGACCATATAATTTTAAGGATATTTTATATATAATCATCGTCGCTAGAAAGGGAAAGGTAATAAAAAAAGCAATGAAATAAATAATAATATTCCCCATACCTAGTTAATTCCTTTCTTCATTTCCAATGCTTTTATACAGTTATAGACAAATGATGTATATGGAAGTTCTTTATCTGTATTCTTTCGTAAATAACCGGATATGGCCTCTATTTCCGTCATCTGGCTTTCCCTTATATCTTTCAGCATGGAAGATATATTTTTCCCTGTGCTGAACGTTATCTTTTCGACTCGATCCCACTGCTCTGAATAATTTAACCCCAATACCAACGCTGCTTCTTTACATAATTCATTGGCAAGTTTACGTATATAGGGATTACGTAATACATCTTCATTTAAACAACCGAATAAAGCTGTTAAAGGGTTGATAACAGCGTTAATTATCAATTTTTCAGCTAGAAGTTGCGACCAATCCTCAGCGATTTCTACGGGGAAACCATTCTGGTTTAATTGGCTTGCAAGCTCATACAGATTTAGACCACAATTAGAAAAAGATGCCAATTTAACTTTACCTTCTCCAGTGTGCTCAACAGTTGTATCACTCAGCCTGCGTGCTCCGTGCTCAATAACTCCAAGAAAAACGGGTTGCGTCCTGTTTTTAATACTATCTATGTGCCCCATCCCATTTTGCAGAAAGATTAAAGGAATACGTGCATTCACAGTAGGTATCAATGAAATAACACCAGAAACATGTGGTTGTTTAACACAAATAATTAGACAGTCTTCGCTTTTCATTTCTTCTATAAGCATTGATTTCACTGGAAAGGATTTATGGTAATGGGAGAAAAACAATCCATTTTTATTTATTTTTTCTTTTTGTTCCTTACGTCGGACATAAATAGTTATATGATGGACCGAACTCAACCATCCACTTATAAATAAACCAATGGACCCTCCACCGATAACACCGATTTTCATTGTTCATTGTACCCCTCTCTTTTTTCTCTGGGTTATATTGTATCAAACAGATTCCCTTTTGGCTTTTCTTTTTATAAATATTAGCTCTTTTATTTCATTCTGCTTTTATTTATAATATAATAAGTGTTAGAGATAATTCTGACATCAAAAGGGGGAAGCGTTACCATGCCAAATGTAAATATTGAAAAGCTTTTAATAAATTATAAAACATTGGAAGAATTTAAGCATTTTAAGGAATACGGAAATCAAGAATTATCCATGGTAGAAGACTTGCAAAATAATATCGTGGAAAATGACAGTGAATCTCCATTTTACGGAATTTACTATGGTAATAATCTTGTAGCTAGAATGAGTTTATATAGGGTTAAGGCCAAATATGATGCTTATTTCGAGCCGCCTCAAGACTACTTAACATTGTGGAAGTTAGAGGTTTTACCTAGTTATCAAGGTAAGGGATACGGGAAAGCATTGGTTGATTTTGCGAAAGACCATAAACTACCTATTAAAACAAACCCTCGTATTAACTCTCATGGTTTCTGGGAGAAAATGGGCTTTCAAAAAGCACATTATGATATGGAAAGAGACCTAGGAGAAAACCCGTTAATTTGGCTTCCGGAAGGCGTTCAAGAACAAGAAACTACCAATTAAAAACGAAAAATGAATGGTAAAAATTAAAGCTTTTGCCAGCCGGCAAAAGCCTTCGTTCCACTGCTGCAAATAAGGAAGTTTTTGACTACTTTCTTATTTGCAAAACTTTCATTCTTTATGGTTCTTCTTCACCCATCCCCATAATTTTCCTATCTCCCCCCAAGCACTATCATAACGCAGAAGTTGCTGTTTTAGCTGTTCGTTCTCCTCTTTTAATTGATTTATTATTTTTCCTTGCTCTTGTTGGATTATGTTATTTTCATCCGGGTAATTTGATTTTATTTTTTCCAATAATCCAATAGCTGTTTCTATCGTATCTCTTTCTTGTGTGTTTGATTCTGTGAAACTCCAGATATCTTTCCTACCATTTTGTTTTCTTTCTTCTTTCGCTAGTTGAACACGGTCCTGATAATGTTTGCGAATAGTTGCATTCCATCTGAATCCACATGCAGCTGATGTACGTGATAGTTGTTCTGCCACTTCTTTAAACGCTTCCAGCTGCGTTTTACCATCCCGGATATAGCGCAATACAGTTTCAGCTAAAATAATATCCTCATCTTTTGTCCAAGCATCCTGACGGGTTGCGTTCATATCATCCCTCCTTATATGTTTGCTATCAATTGTATGCAAAAAATAGGAGTGATAGAATAAAATCTTTATGCTTTTCAATCGAAAATTACTCAGACCACCTTTTTATTTTCAGCACGAAGACTTAGGGACGCCCGGTTAGCAACATGCGAACTGCGCGCAGCGCTGCTGGTGGTTCAGGTGTGCTCAGTAAAGTGGCGATCTTAGTTGAACTTCCCACCAGCAGGTGAGATTAGATGAACTTGACTTATCGCCAGTATTCTTGATGAATCAAAGTGAACCTTATACTTGGAAAGCGAAAAAGAAACATCCACCCCCTGCATCAGGGGATAGTGCGTTGGCCGGCAAAGCCGCTCTTAGTCGGCCTCCCTTTACTAAGTGAGCCGATGCTCGCTTACACTTCAAGGGTATAAATTGAAACTAAGCCTCTGCGAAACCAATCAGTAAGTCTTCTTTATGATAATGAGGAAGTGTGAAGTTTGGGACTGCGCTAAAAGCTCGTCCCACCGAAAGACCTGGGACTGCGCTGATGCTCGTCCCACCGAAAGACCTGCTAGTTGCTGGCGCTGGAGTCAAATGTGGCTACTTTCGGTAATGAACTTATACACAAAGCAAGTAATAACTTCCTATGTAATTAAAAAACAGATCACCTCGTAGTGACCTGTCCCTAAAATATAAATCCATTAGCTACTTACAACTTCCTTACCGTCATAATGTCCGCATGATTTGCAAACATGATGTGGCTTTGTTAATTCACCACAGTTGGAACACTCTACCATACCAGGTACGTGTAATTTTTTATGTGTACGGCGTTGGTTTTTCACTTTTTTAGAAGTTCT
It encodes the following:
- a CDS encoding stage V sporulation protein D; the encoded protein is MKRVSTITVKKRIVTVFLFGLLLVGVIVFRLGYVQFVLGEELMEKADESWSRDITFEADRGNILDRTGDVLAENVSAPSVMVVPRQIENPEETAEELADILGLSVDEAYGYLTENENIVRIHPEGRKISETQEEALRTLNIDGIYLAKDSKRHYPYDDNLAHVLGFTGIDNQGLMGLELYYDDNLSGEEGSLSYYSDAKGGRLDQLADSYTSPKDGLNLKTTIDSKVQTIIERELDLAESQYNPDQALAIAVNPKTGGVLGMSSRPTFNPENYQEVDASIFDRNLPIWSTYEPGSTFKIITLAAALEENIVDLEEDTFYDPGYIMVDDVRINSWKKGGHGEQTFLEVVRNSSNPGFVALGQKLGEEKLFSYIRNFGFGKKTGIDLQGEGNGILFNPEDIGPVELATTSFGQGVSVTPIQQVMAVAASINGGYLYEPHIAKEWVDSQTEETVEEFEPEVKERVISESTSEEIRYALESVVAQGTGRPAYVDGYRVGGKTGTAQKVGPDGGYMENNYVVSFMGFAPADDPEIVVYVAIDNPKDTVQFGGVVAAPIAGTIIDDSLRALEVEPRTSGPEKDVQWPEQPKVEVPDLLGLSKDELTEYMTNLSIETNGSGDYIIDQAPSPGTKVEEGSTMRIFLSDENDRE
- a CDS encoding penicillin-binding transpeptidase domain-containing protein, which translates into the protein MRKNKTTHLMAGILILFFVAVFLVITGRFLYIQATGEIDDVSLEDWADEKRTSAYLLEAERGQIFDKNGMTLAYDRPTYRLYAIVDEAYSSDLESPDHVTDPQKTAELLAPILDMEASTVLDQLQSGIDGEQFQVEFGNAGKELSQQEKDEIEEMDLPGIKFEKEALRYYPNGMFASHIIGFARDAERETDEGETVREITGEVGMEKEMDELLSGQDGYISYHRDKYNKKLLDPNEVIQKPEDGDDVYLTIDQKIQTLLEDTLSQVEEEYDPERMTAVVMDPKTGEIVAMSNRPSYNPNNPTDVENWYNDVVSNPFEPGSTVKMFTWAAAIEEDVYNGDEEYKSGTYRPNEKIAPVHDHNHGEGWGTISYDEGFRRSSNVATANLLWEKLGAEKYLDYIDAFDLDKETGIDLPGEVSGEILYNWPLEKITTSFGQGSTVTPIQQMKAATAIANGGKMLQPYVVQEVVDPSTGEVITEKSPDVVGEPISEDTSEHVRNLLDSAVNGEDATGEKYKLKDYTVGGKTGTAQIPNPDGSGYANGREDHVFSFLGMAPIDDPELMMYVSVKQPELEDDESGTDPVSFVFNNVMESSLHYLNIDPDKDEDYSVEHVTLPQIVGTDASQTEEALTDQDLKVTTIGSGEVVAANVQEGDEVLPNDRILLVTDEPTMPNITGWSLREVQELADLTDLKIETFGNGYVETQNIEEGTLLKKDDYLGVELTPPNEDTSDDE
- the ftsL gene encoding cell division protein FtsL, producing the protein MSANQARSWEQTEPIQTPNKERQVAVKVRKQGWITKGEKIIYSVVAACLIFAGIGMVSFSSSTDTLNREMQTLEQTVQNQEVTNEALLFEVKELSRPERITHIAKENGLQIQDAEVMQANAASTN
- the rsmH gene encoding 16S rRNA (cytosine(1402)-N(4))-methyltransferase RsmH; the encoded protein is MFEHYSVLRDESIKGLDIDPSGTYVDCTLGGGGHAEQIASQLDESGLLLAFDQDLEALEAAKKRLEPYQNRIVFIHANFRCLQEQLDRHHISHVDGILFDLGVSSPQLDERIRGFSYQYDAKLDMRMNQVQDLTAFEIVNYWSYNDLVSIFFKYGEEKFSKQIARKIEAYRKTEQIHTTYQLVEIIKDGIPAPARRKGGHPAKRIFQALRIAVNDELNAFNDALHQAAKAIDIHGRIVVITFHSLEDRLCKQAFKKWSTPKEMPRNLPVIPKGHEPPFKQITRKPIEASHTELETNRRSRSAKLRISEKVKEWNEEFTYGEGWTK
- the mraZ gene encoding division/cell wall cluster transcriptional repressor MraZ — protein: MFMGEFQHNIDTKGRIIVPSKFREELGASFVVTRGLDKCLFAYPMNEWKMLEEKLKKLPLTKKDARAFTRFFFSGAVECEVDKQGRINIPQSLRNYAALDKECVVIGVSNRIEFWASENWEDYFNDSEESFAEIAENLMDFDI
- the bshC gene encoding bacillithiol biosynthesis cysteine-adding enzyme BshC, producing the protein MRIDPVQLYKQNQLIYDYRNTSGQISYFFDYMPFGSSEQRINDLENRVFDRVGLVEVLHAMNEQWEAPDSTYHNIERLKEDNSVVVIGGQQAGLMTGPMYTINKIISIIQFARQQEANLDIPVIPVFWIAGEDHDLDEINHIYLPEATKMKKHKLIQHGFEKHSVSHIHMDAAESNAWLNDLFEQLTETQYTKELYETIKGCLDKSTTYVDFFARVIYQLFTEEGLVLIDSADPKVRQLESSYFIQLIENQNMISEGVYTAFSQLQQKGYSLSLDADPTDGHLFYHKNNERILLMRNNDGEWVGKQNEVRLTTEELITIAKTHPEHLSNNVVTRPLMQELLFPSLAFIGGPGEISYWAALKPAFHALNMKMPPVLPRLSMTYIDRNVEKSLKRFDIPAVEAVNQGIKDIKGHWLASKCNPPVEQVANEIKATIDKAHAPLRDIARDTRSDLGELADKNLYYLYRDIEYLEDRILKALQEKYAKELYEFDHINNVLRPYDGLQERIWNPFPLVNAYGIDFIKKITNASCSFEHDHYLVYM
- a CDS encoding DUF3397 domain-containing protein, translated to MGNIIIYFIAFFITFPFLATMIIYKISLKLYGHPWKAIHISVSWTTVFYMVAVLILVSNIFDREFSGILLILLLSMLAGIIFLQWKMRTEIILTKALKILWRLCFLLFSFSYICFVLIGIVQRIIV
- a CDS encoding 2-dehydropantoate 2-reductase yields the protein MKIGVIGGGSIGLFISGWLSSVHHITIYVRRKEQKEKINKNGLFFSHYHKSFPVKSMLIEEMKSEDCLIICVKQPHVSGVISLIPTVNARIPLIFLQNGMGHIDSIKNRTQPVFLGVIEHGARRLSDTTVEHTGEGKVKLASFSNCGLNLYELASQLNQNGFPVEIAEDWSQLLAEKLIINAVINPLTALFGCLNEDVLRNPYIRKLANELCKEAALVLGLNYSEQWDRVEKITFSTGKNISSMLKDIRESQMTEIEAISGYLRKNTDKELPYTSFVYNCIKALEMKKGIN
- a CDS encoding N-acetyltransferase, with the translated sequence MPNVNIEKLLINYKTLEEFKHFKEYGNQELSMVEDLQNNIVENDSESPFYGIYYGNNLVARMSLYRVKAKYDAYFEPPQDYLTLWKLEVLPSYQGKGYGKALVDFAKDHKLPIKTNPRINSHGFWEKMGFQKAHYDMERDLGENPLIWLPEGVQEQETTN
- a CDS encoding RsfA family transcriptional regulator, yielding MNATRQDAWTKDEDIILAETVLRYIRDGKTQLEAFKEVAEQLSRTSAACGFRWNATIRKHYQDRVQLAKEERKQNGRKDIWSFTESNTQERDTIETAIGLLEKIKSNYPDENNIIQQEQGKIINQLKEENEQLKQQLLRYDSAWGEIGKLWGWVKKNHKE
- the rpmF gene encoding 50S ribosomal protein L32; this translates as MAVPKRRTSKKVKNQRRTHKKLHVPGMVECSNCGELTKPHHVCKSCGHYDGKEVVSS